From uncultured Pseudodesulfovibrio sp.:
CTATGTGCAGCACATGATCGCGATCAACCGGGTCATTGACCATTGATTCAATCCATTTGTGGGGATGGCCTTCATACATCTCATTATTTTGTTGTAGAATAAAATCTTCCAACCCCATGTCCAGAGCACACGCACTTTCTGCTGCATCCAGACCAAGAAAAATACGTAAAGGCTGGTTCATGTATGTCACATCAACTCCATCCACCAACAAAGCTGGGCCAGGGAAAAAATCAAGCAATCGATACAGGGAGTAATCTGCCTGAGCCATGCGCCGAGCCATGGAAATATCTCGTGCGCACTGCATGACCGCTTCACGGAGTTGCGAGCCATCCACAGGAAGCCTGAAAAACTTGTCAACGCCCAACTCTACGGCCTGTACCAGCCCGTATGGAGCATATGAACCAAAGGTGACGATTACCTTAAGATCTGGCGTGGATTCACGGACTTCTTGCAGAAGATGTAAACCGTCCAGCTGATCAATATTCAAATCCATGATCAGAATTTCCGGCTTGAGATCATGAAACAACCGCAATCCTTCACGGCCATTCGAGGCCCCATGGATATAGGCGTTTCCACCTTCCAGCAAATCCACCATACGTTTGCGCTCAAGGTTATCGCCTTGAACCACAAGAATATTCAAAAGAGACTTCCCGTTCAACTGCATGGCGTTTGCTCCTACACACCCATGATATTGTAACCGGAATCCACAAATACGATGTCTCCGGTGGTACCGGAAGAAAGATCAGAAGCAAGATACAAGGCGCATTTCCCTACGTCGTCGATGGTAATATTTCGATGCAAGGGAGCTTTTTCCTCGATACGACCAAGGATGGATTTGAACCCGGATATACCCGAAGCGGCCATGGTTTTGACCGGCCCAGCGGAGATGGCATTGATACGTATTCCGGCTTCCCCCAAATCTACGGACAGATAACGCACACAGGCCTCAAGCGCAGCCTTGGCCACGCCCATGGCGTTGTAGTTGGCAACCACCTTGCCCGCACCGTAATAGCTGAGTGTCAGGACGGAACCACCCTTGTTGAGCAATTTTTCATACGCACGACACAGGGCAACCAATGAAAACGAAGAAACATCCAGAGCGACTTTATATCCTTCACGGCTGGTGTCTATAAACCGCCCCTTGAGATCTTCGCGGTTGGCGTAGGCGATGGAGTGGACCAGAATATCCACGTCCCCCCATTGCTCTTCCACAAGCTGTGCACCGTCCGCAATCTCTTCGTCCGAAGTCACGTCACACTTGAACATGAACTCGCCTCCAAGCTCCTTACAGATCGGTTCCAGCCTGCGCTTGATCGGGTCCGCCGCATAACTGAAGGCAATACGTGCCCCATGTTCCTTGAACTGCTTAGCGATGCCGTAGGCAATTGAACGATCGTTAACAACACCGAAGATAAGAGCTTTCTTTCCTTCCAAAAGCATACGTTCTCCTTTTGCTGGCTCTCAGTGTACCTACGTTGCGCCTATATGGCTGCGAAAACCTTTTCCAAAATTTGTGCGCTGTTAGGCCCACCATTCAGATCAAGACCAAGTGGAGCGGCTTCCTTGTCCAAAGCTTCAGCCATATGGGAAGCGAGAAGGGTAGGTTCAAGGTCGTCGGAAGTAATAACACGCAGGCCGCCTTTTTCCTCGATACGCCGTGCTCGCATATTCTGCTCACGATTCTGAAGGAAAGGATACATCAACCCAAAGGTGTTGGTCGCCAACAAGTTCATGGTAGTGTTGTATCCGCCAAGCGACACAGACAGACGCGCCAATTCCAGATAGGCCAGGAATCGTTTGGTGAACCGTTTGACTGTGATGTGCTCGTAAGCTTCCGCTTGTTCCTGCAATTCCTGAAAATGCTCTTCCGTTGCATAGGGGCCGGTAAACATGACCAGTTTGTGAGGATGGGTTTCATTGAGCTTTGGCGAAGCCCCCATAACGCCGGTAAGCATGTCATGCCCGATATGCCCGCCGCCCACGGATGTAACGATAAGCGGGGTGTCACCCAGATTCAATTCCTTGGCCAGAGTCGCCGTCTGAACCGGATCCGACTGACGCGCCACGTAGCCGGTATAATGGACTTCCGGTACGATCCCGTCCACGCCGGGGAACGTTTCATCGAGCTTTACCAGATTCGGATCGGAATGAACCAGTACATGGTCAAAATTGGGATTCAGGTAGCCGTGGACACGTTCAACCTGTCGCTTCATGTCGTCCTTTTCCACCAGAATATCCCGCACGCTACACACAGCCTTACACTTGCCGTATTCACCCTTGCGGACTTTCTTCAGGATGGGCAGCAGCTCAAAACGAAATTTCTTACGGCCAAACGGAAATAGTTCGACCATGAAAATATCCGGCTGATATTCAGCCATTATTTCCTTGAACTGACGCAGGCGACGGACCAGAACCTCATCGACCTCGGCGCCTTCCTCCAACGGAATAAACCGGGTGAATTTTGAATCCATCATCAAGCCGGGGAGCTGAATCTGTGTCATGTTTGCAGGCGGATCGAAATCCACCTTGGCACCGCCTGTCACCAGAATAACCTCATGGTCCTTAAGCCCCTTGACGATTTCAAGCGAACGAAACATATGGCCCACGCCAAGGACGTGCTGACAATAAAAAACAATACGCATTTACAGCTCCATATTGAATTGGCCGGGAGCCAACTCATTTTCCAGACATTCGATACGATGCAGTCGGTACGATTCAAGGGGCGTGGGTTCATTGGGCATGAACTCCAAGCCGGTCAGGGCATAGGCCAGACACTTGAGCACGCCGTTATGGGTAACAACCAGCACGGATTTGTCAGGATGCTCCTCGGAAAAATCAATAAGCGCATCACAGGCACGCATAAGGACATCATTGCGGCTTTCGCCCTTGGGAGGACAAAAATCAAAACCCTTGTATTCCTGCTGCTTCACCTGCTTCCTGATCTGCTTCAAATCTTCCTTGGTCAACCCGGTCCATTCACCCCAATCCTGCTCACCGAGGCGGGGGTCTTCATGTATGGGCAACCCAAGTGTTTCATTGATGATCGTGGCTGTTTCCTTTGCCCGCCCAAGAGAGCTGGTCAGGATACACTGAAGCCCGCCGTCAGCCAATGTTTCAGCCCATTTTCGAGCCATCTCACGGCCCACATCACTCAAGGGAATATCTTCTGTCCCCTGAATACGAGACTCCCGATTCCAATCGGTCATCCCATGGCGCATACAAAAATATGTGGTCATTGTGTGGCTCCATTGCGCACAATGTCTTCCATAATGCGCATCATTTCTCGATAATTATTTTGTGTACTATGTACGTCTCGGACATAGGTGGCGCATTGCGCTGCCAATTCGTTACGCAAGACAGGATTCAAGGCCAATTGCCTGACGCCTGAAGTAAAATCTCTATACGTTGCATTGGTAATTAATCCGGTCTGTTCGTGTGCCACCACCATGGGCGCACCTTCGTCGTCAGTGGCCACTACTGGAAGGCCACACATCTGGGCTTCCAAATAAACCATACCCAAACTTTCCTTCAGCCCGGGGAAAGCGAACATGTCACCCGCACTAAAAATAACCCCAAGTTTCTGACGATCAACCATACCCAAAAAGCGGACCCGCTCGCCAAGCAGTTCTTTGGCCCGTTCTTCCAGTTGAGTGCGGCACGGCCCGTCACCGCCTACTATCAACGTGATGTCCTGACCTTCGGCAACAAGCTCGGCGCAGGAATCAAACAACCAACGTAATCCCTGTTCCTTGACGCCTGGTCGCATCATGGCAACGGTCACAATGACAACAGAATCACCTGTCGACCATTTTTTCCGCAACTGCGCACCGGCTACCGCATCCTGTTTGAGCAATCCTTTCGGCACCCCTGGCTGAATAGCTGTGTACCGAGACTGCGGGAGCAGCTTGGCACAACCACGTACATCATTCTTTCGATTACAAAAGATGTGGTCAGCCTGAAGCATGGATTTTTTGTTCAGCATATACCCCGGCCATGTCGCTATTTTTTTCCCACGATTCTCTGCATAACTCGCCTGAATAATGAAATAAGGCATATTCAAACGACGAGTTGCAGTCGGTCCAAAAACGTCAGGAACCTTGTAATATGAGCCAAATGTCAGCCAACAGTCTGCACCTTTGGCTGCACTGGTCATACGGTCTACAGCCAGAAATCCACCAGGCCACAAAGCTGGCTTGCGATAAATATTCTTGGCCGGAAAAAAGGGGAGGGCACAAATGTCATGTCCCAGTTCACGAAGGGTATCCAAAAGATCACGCGCAATAGTCACGTCGCCGGAGACAGACGGATTATCAAGCGGCTTGAACGGGGTGCACAAGGCGATCTTCACTGATAACTCTCAGGTTGCTTACTGTAAGAAGAAAAAGACTACATCAAAGCCGTCTATTCGTGAACCAACCATAAAATCAATTCTTGGGTGGAACCAATGGAATGGGCTTCTTTGGTACATCCGGCAAATTAGCCAATCGGGATTCCACAACCCGCCGATTCGGATAAGTGTCCACTATAGACTCCAGCAATTCTCTTGCCTTGGCATGATTCCGGTCATTTTCATAGATATCAGCCAGCAAAAAGATCGAAAGAGCGCGTGTTTCTTTGGGAACACCCTGCAAATTAAGCAATGTTTCAAGAGCATTTTTCGCCTGTGACCAACTGGAAATAAAACTGTAGCTTTGGGCCAGTTCATACAGGCATTGAGCCTTGTCATTGATATTATCAGCACTGTCAGCGCAATATTGCAACGTGGCCGCCACCTGACCATAATTACCCATATCCCGATACAATCGTGCCATGCGCAACTGTGTTTGTGTTGTCTTATCAGGAAATTCTGCTGCATGAAGCAAACATTTTTCAAATGATTCTATGGCTTTTGGCTTATTTCCAAGCACAGAATACACTTCACCAAGCTGGTACATAATTTTCCAGCCTTCTTCCTGATCATCACCAAGTTCCAGATACATGGCTTCAAGGAGAACCACAGCCCGGTCATATTCCCCTTTGACCGTCACGGCTATTTCACTCAACCGCTCCCATGCTTCCTTACGAAAGATTCCTTGTGGTGCAGCTTGCAAATACCGTTCGTATTCCTTTTCCGCTTCGAGATAGAATCCCTTGGAATAGGACGTACGGGCCCGCTCAATGTCATCGCTCCCCGGGGCTGGCTCAGTGGAACATCCGCCCGCACCCAACAGGGATACAAAAAGAAATATGATAAAAAGTAAACGCTTCATACCGCCCCTTTACAACCACATAAAAAACACCCTCTCACTTTCCCCCAACTTTCGCGAAGCGCGACACAAAGTTATGGAAAGTAGAGGGTATGAGGGTCGGGAGAATGAAATCGATACCCTTTTTAAGGTCTTTCGATTTCATTCTCCCGTTCGCCTGCGGCGTCCCCCTTTATGATTGTTTCTCAGTGAGTTCTTCGTCGTCATCCATGACCAGATCGAAACCGGCCACCTTGTTGTCGGCATCCATACGTACCAGACGCACGCCCTGTGTGGCGCGACCTCGTGTCTGGCTGACTTCCGATACGGACATACGGATAACCTTGTTCTGCGTGGTGAGCAGAATCACGTCATCGGATTCATTGACCATGCGTGCACTGATGACCTTGCCGGTCTTGTTAGTGAGACGCATGTTCAAGATTCCCTTACCGCCACGAGTCTGGCTGCGATATTGATCGATTGATGTCCGCTTACCAAATCCGCCTTCGGATACTGTTAGCAACTGATCGCGGTCAACATCACCAGTAACAACACACGCCACAACTTCATCGTTGGGCCTGAGTGCCATACCCTTGACGCCTGCAGTGGCACGACCCATTGGCCGGGCATCGTTGATATTGAATCGAATAGCGGAACCATCTCGGCTCGCAAGAATGCAATCCACATCCCGATCCAATTCACGAACAGTCATGAGTTCGTCACTATCACGCAGATTCACGGCCCTGATGCCGGTCGTACGACAATTGGCATACAAACCAATGGAAGAACGCTTGATCATGCCCTTCTTGGTCACGAACAGGAAGAACCGGTCATCGTCGAATTCACGCAACGACAAGCAGGTTGCAATATGCTCATCTTTCTCCAGTGGCAGCAGATTGTTCACATGCCCGCCTTTGGCGTAACGACTTCCTTCGGGAACCTGATGGACCTTGATCTTGAACATCTTACCGAAGTTCGTAAACAGAACCAGATGCTGGTGATTGGTGGTCAACATGAAGGTATGAATGAAGTCACCGTCACCGGTCTGAACGCCGGCAATTCCCTTACCACCACGTCGCTGCGCCGTGTAGTTGGACAGCGGAGTACGCTTGATATAGCCACGTCTGGACAGGGTGATGACAGTCTCTTCATCAGGAATGAGATCTTCAATATCAATGGAATCGAGATCTGCCATAAGCAGTTCGGACTTACGCGGTGTGGCGTAATTTTCCTTAATCTCGATCAGTTCGTCGCGAATGACGCCCTTGAGAACGTCATCGTTATCAAGAATGGATCTGAAGTATTCAATCTTTTTCATGAGTTCAGCCAGTTCTTCAAGCAGCTTGTCCTGCTCCAAACCAGTGAGCTTCTGAAGACGCATATCCAAAATGGCCTTGGCCTGAATCTCGGACAACTCGAAGCGATTCATAAGAGAATTACGGGCTTCTTCTGGCGATTTGGATGCGCGAATAAGCTTGACCACTTCGTCGATATTATCAAGAGCGATACGCAAACCTTCCAGAATGTGGACGCGCTTTTCGCACTTATCAAGATCGAACTTGGTCCGACGAATAATCACCTCGCGGCGATGATCCAGGAAGTATTTGAGTACTTCCTTCAAATTCAACAGCATGGGACGTTTACCAACAACAGCCATCATATTGATACCGAAGCTGGTTTCCAACGGGGTGAATTTGTAAAGAGAATTGATAATGATGTCGGCAATGGCACCGCGTTTCAGATCAAGAACGATACGAATACCGTTACGATCTGATTCATCACGCAGGTCTGAAACACCTTCGACTTTCTTCTCATGCACCAATTGGGCAATTTTCTCGACCAATGTGGATTTATTGAGAGCAAAAGGAATTTCCTTGATGACGATCCGCTCTTTCTTCCCCTTATTGGCTTCTTCCTTTTCCACAATACCGCGCATTTTGATCGAACCGCGGCCTGTGGTGTAGGCGTCAATTAGTCCCTGACCACCGAATACGGTGCCGCCAGTGGGGAAATCCGGGCCTTTTACAAATCCCATCATGGATTCAACAGAACAATCCGGATTATCCAGCAAATGTACGGAACCATCAATAAGTTCACCCAGATTGTGGGGCGGAATATTGGTAGCCATACCAACTGCAATACCGGTTGTACCGTTCAACAAAAGGTTCGGTACTTTAGTAGGCAGGACAGATGGCTCCTGCATCGTATTGTCATAGTTAGGATTAAAATCAACAGTCTGTTTCTCAATATCACCGAGAAATTCGCCGCACAATTTGGCCATACGTACTTCAGTGTAACGCATGGCAGCCGCGGAGTCGCCGTCAATGGAACCGAAGTTACCCTGACCATCCACCAACATGTCGCGCATAGAGAAGTCCTGGGCCATACGGACCAAGGCATCATAGACTGCGGAGTCACCATGCGGGTGGTATTTACCGATGACGTCACCGACCACACGAGCGGATTTCTTATAGGCTCGATTGTGGTAGTTACCCAGATCGTGCATGGCGAATAAAATACGCCTGTGAACGGGTTTAAGCCCGTCGCGCACGTCCGGGATGGCGCGTCCTATGATAACAGAGAGGGAATACTCAAGATAACTTTTCTTGAGTTCACTTTCGATGGTAATCGTATCACTCATTCGTTTGCCTCAAACTTAGATATCCAGTTCTTGCACAGCCAGTGCATTCTTTTCGATAAATTCCCTGCGGGGTTCCACATTGTCACCCATGAGGTCCATGAAGATGTCATTGGCCGCGGCCGCATCTTCGATATGCACCTGAAGCATGGTCCTCTTCTCTGGATGCATAGTGGTTTCCCAGAGCTGATCCGGGTTCATTTCACCCAAACCTTTGTAGCGCTGGATGGACCAACCTCGATGAGCCTCTTCGATGACAGCGTCATATAGTCCAAAAATGCCCGAGATTTCTCTCTCGCTGTCTTTCAACTTCAGAGTGAACTCGAACCCGCCACAGGCTTCCCGAAGCTCTTCATACGTATTGAAGCCCTGTTTGTAGAGCTTGGAGTAAAAGAACTCCATGGCCAGACGTGTACGGTGTCCATTTTCATTTTCGAAGATGATATACGTACGGTCTTTTTCCAGCTCCAGATCACGCTCTGTCTCAATAAAAACCTTGAAACCATTGGTTTCAAAATCTTTTTTGAAATCTTCAGGATCATTGTCCTCAAAGTAGGTGTAAGAAATCCGATCGGGGAAATTGAGCAATTTCTTATACAGAGCCGGTTCAATACCCACTGTTTCAGCCTCACCGAATTTGGCGCGCAGAAAACGGGATTTCTCCATCAACTCCATCAGTTCACTACCAGCGAAGGTCTGTTTCTGTGTTTCAATAGAAAGGTCAGTACCTACTTTTTCGAGCAGGAAATTATCCAGCTCGATATCATCCTTGATGAACTTTTCAAACTTACCCTTGTGGGCACGATACAAAGGAGGCTGTGCTATATACAAATTGCCTCGGTTGATCAGTTCCTCGTACTGCCTGAAAAAGAATGTCAGCAGCAAAGTACGAATGTGAGAGCCGTCAACATCAGCATCAGTCATGATAACGACTTTGTGATAGCGTAGTTTATTGTAGTCTTTTTCTTCTTCTTCGCTGCCGATACCGATACCAAGGGCCGTGATCATTGCACGGATTTCCTTGTTACCAAGCATCTTGTGCATACGGGTTTTCTCGACATTGAGAATCTTACCACGCAGCGGAAGGATGGCCTGGCATTTGGGGTCTCGGCCCTGTTTGGCCGAACCGCCTGCAGAATCACCCTCAACAATGAAGATTTCTGATTCCTCAGGTTTCTTGGACTGGCAGTCAGCCAGCTTGCCCGGAAGTGAGTTATCCGAAAGGGCACCTTTGCGTCGAACCAGATCACGGGCCTTGCGGGCCGCTTCACGGGCACGGGATGCATCAACGACTTTCTCGATGATGAAACGTGCTTCCTTGGGATTCTCTTCAAAGAAGATATTCAGCTTTTCATAAATCACACCGGCAACCAGACCGGATGCTTCGGAGTTACCGAGCTTGGTCTTGGTCTGTCCTTCGAACTGTGGATCAGGAAGCTTGACGGAAATGACAGAAGTCAAACCTTCACGAACATCATCACCCGTCAAACGCTTCACCAACTTCTTAGGCAAATCACCGTTCTGGATGTAATTGTTGATGGCGCGAGTTAGTGCAGTTTTATAACCGGCCAGATGTGTGCCACCTTCAATGGTACGGATATTGTTCGCAAAGGTGTAAGTATTTTCCTTGTATGCCGAGGTATACTGCAATGCAAACTCAACAACCATGTTTTCTGATTCACCTTCGCCGTATACGATTTCACCAATGGTACTCAAATTCGCGTTGAGATCCTTGACGTATTTAACTATACCACCGTCGAATTTGAATTTTTCGCTTTCAGCTTCCGGATTGCGTTCATCCTTGAACTCAATTTCGAGGCCGGAGTTCAGGTAAGCCAACTCCTTGAAGCGCTTCTTGAGTACATCATAGTCGAACTGATTAACTTCAAAAATTTCTTCATCAGGACGAAAACGCTGGGTGGTTCCTTGAGAATCAGCCGGACCGACTTCTTCCAATTCCTGAACAACAGCTCCACGTTCGAATTTCATACGGTAAGTCGTATTATTACGCTTTACCGTTGTCTCCATAAACTCGGATAAAGCATTGACGCAGGATACGCCGACACCGTGCAAACCACCGGAAACCTTGTATGAATCGTTATCAAACTTACCACCGGCATGCAGGGTGGTCATTGCCAACTGAACAGCAGGAACGCCTTCTTTCGGGTGGATGTCCACAGGAATACCACGACCATTATCTGTGACCGTACAGGAATTATCCATGTGCAGAGTGATCTTGATCTTGTCGCAAAACCCGGCCATGGCTTCATCGATGGAGTTATCGATGACCTCATAGACCAAGTGGTGCAGGCCACGGATATCGGTTGAACCGATATACATGGCAGGCCGTTTTCGAACAGCCTCAAGCCCCTCGAGGACGGTAATTGATTCGGCGTTGTAATTTTGTTCGCTCATTTATGCGTTTTCCTCTGTGTAGTAAGTCTCTTCCTGGATCATCATGGGCATGACGATCACCTGATAGTCTTTGTCATCCACGCCGGTCAGGCCGCAGGGGGCCTCAGTACCGGTCAATGTGAATTTAACACTATCGGAATTGAAATGGTTCAGGATCTCAATGAGATTCCTGGTTGGAAAGGCGATACGCTGCATGTCGCCATTAAACGTGGCATCAATGGATTCCCGCGCAGTTCCTGTTTCCTGCCCCTGAGCAGAAATCGTTACTTCGGAACCATCAAAGGCAAAATACGCGCACCTGTTGGAATCAGTGTTGAACAGAGCAACACGGGACAGGGCATCTACTAAATCCAGCCTATTCACTTCCAGTGTTGATACGGAATCGTCACCCAACTTTGCCAAAAAATTATTATAATTCGGGTACTGATAGTAGGACAGGGGCAACGTGAAGGTTTCACGCTTATCACCAGTACGGAAAAACAGTCGCTTGTCAGAGATGGCCAGCTCGATTTCATCAGCGGTCAGCCACTTCTTCAACTCGGTGAGATACTTCTTCTGGATGAGGATACCATCTTCAGGAAGCATGGCGTAAATATCATCGTTTACGAAGTTG
This genomic window contains:
- a CDS encoding tetratricopeptide repeat protein — translated: MKRLLFIIFLFVSLLGAGGCSTEPAPGSDDIERARTSYSKGFYLEAEKEYERYLQAAPQGIFRKEAWERLSEIAVTVKGEYDRAVVLLEAMYLELGDDQEEGWKIMYQLGEVYSVLGNKPKAIESFEKCLLHAAEFPDKTTQTQLRMARLYRDMGNYGQVAATLQYCADSADNINDKAQCLYELAQSYSFISSWSQAKNALETLLNLQGVPKETRALSIFLLADIYENDRNHAKARELLESIVDTYPNRRVVESRLANLPDVPKKPIPLVPPKN
- a CDS encoding diguanylate cyclase, producing the protein MQLNGKSLLNILVVQGDNLERKRMVDLLEGGNAYIHGASNGREGLRLFHDLKPEILIMDLNIDQLDGLHLLQEVRESTPDLKVIVTFGSYAPYGLVQAVELGVDKFFRLPVDGSQLREAVMQCARDISMARRMAQADYSLYRLLDFFPGPALLVDGVDVTYMNQPLRIFLGLDAAESACALDMGLEDFILQQNNEMYEGHPHKWIESMVNDPVDRDHVLHIENPRNPGSRPRVFSVTFNQFPGTDMRLFSFQDISDLEDERVYFQGEASTDPLTKAFNRRSLMEKLSRLRGTDTAFGLIMFDIDHFKSVNDTYGHDVGDTVLREMVQLVRDQVRDGDVLARWGGEEFIVLSPGTGEKRAIKVAERLRLAVKHFAFTGVPRRITASFGVVMHTPGETGDELVKRADQALYKAKDTGRDKIIFG
- a CDS encoding histidine phosphatase family protein; this translates as MTTYFCMRHGMTDWNRESRIQGTEDIPLSDVGREMARKWAETLADGGLQCILTSSLGRAKETATIINETLGLPIHEDPRLGEQDWGEWTGLTKEDLKQIRKQVKQQEYKGFDFCPPKGESRNDVLMRACDALIDFSEEHPDKSVLVVTHNGVLKCLAYALTGLEFMPNEPTPLESYRLHRIECLENELAPGQFNMEL
- a CDS encoding glycosyltransferase produces the protein MRIVFYCQHVLGVGHMFRSLEIVKGLKDHEVILVTGGAKVDFDPPANMTQIQLPGLMMDSKFTRFIPLEEGAEVDEVLVRRLRQFKEIMAEYQPDIFMVELFPFGRKKFRFELLPILKKVRKGEYGKCKAVCSVRDILVEKDDMKRQVERVHGYLNPNFDHVLVHSDPNLVKLDETFPGVDGIVPEVHYTGYVARQSDPVQTATLAKELNLGDTPLIVTSVGGGHIGHDMLTGVMGASPKLNETHPHKLVMFTGPYATEEHFQELQEQAEAYEHITVKRFTKRFLAYLELARLSVSLGGYNTTMNLLATNTFGLMYPFLQNREQNMRARRIEEKGGLRVITSDDLEPTLLASHMAEALDKEAAPLGLDLNGGPNSAQILEKVFAAI
- a CDS encoding enoyl-ACP reductase — its product is MLLEGKKALIFGVVNDRSIAYGIAKQFKEHGARIAFSYAADPIKRRLEPICKELGGEFMFKCDVTSDEEIADGAQLVEEQWGDVDILVHSIAYANREDLKGRFIDTSREGYKVALDVSSFSLVALCRAYEKLLNKGGSVLTLSYYGAGKVVANYNAMGVAKAALEACVRYLSVDLGEAGIRINAISAGPVKTMAASGISGFKSILGRIEEKAPLHRNITIDDVGKCALYLASDLSSGTTGDIVFVDSGYNIMGV
- a CDS encoding glycosyltransferase family 4 protein, with product MKIALCTPFKPLDNPSVSGDVTIARDLLDTLRELGHDICALPFFPAKNIYRKPALWPGGFLAVDRMTSAAKGADCWLTFGSYYKVPDVFGPTATRRLNMPYFIIQASYAENRGKKIATWPGYMLNKKSMLQADHIFCNRKNDVRGCAKLLPQSRYTAIQPGVPKGLLKQDAVAGAQLRKKWSTGDSVVIVTVAMMRPGVKEQGLRWLFDSCAELVAEGQDITLIVGGDGPCRTQLEERAKELLGERVRFLGMVDRQKLGVIFSAGDMFAFPGLKESLGMVYLEAQMCGLPVVATDDEGAPMVVAHEQTGLITNATYRDFTSGVRQLALNPVLRNELAAQCATYVRDVHSTQNNYREMMRIMEDIVRNGATQ
- the gyrB gene encoding DNA topoisomerase (ATP-hydrolyzing) subunit B; this encodes MSEQNYNAESITVLEGLEAVRKRPAMYIGSTDIRGLHHLVYEVIDNSIDEAMAGFCDKIKITLHMDNSCTVTDNGRGIPVDIHPKEGVPAVQLAMTTLHAGGKFDNDSYKVSGGLHGVGVSCVNALSEFMETTVKRNNTTYRMKFERGAVVQELEEVGPADSQGTTQRFRPDEEIFEVNQFDYDVLKKRFKELAYLNSGLEIEFKDERNPEAESEKFKFDGGIVKYVKDLNANLSTIGEIVYGEGESENMVVEFALQYTSAYKENTYTFANNIRTIEGGTHLAGYKTALTRAINNYIQNGDLPKKLVKRLTGDDVREGLTSVISVKLPDPQFEGQTKTKLGNSEASGLVAGVIYEKLNIFFEENPKEARFIIEKVVDASRAREAARKARDLVRRKGALSDNSLPGKLADCQSKKPEESEIFIVEGDSAGGSAKQGRDPKCQAILPLRGKILNVEKTRMHKMLGNKEIRAMITALGIGIGSEEEEKDYNKLRYHKVVIMTDADVDGSHIRTLLLTFFFRQYEELINRGNLYIAQPPLYRAHKGKFEKFIKDDIELDNFLLEKVGTDLSIETQKQTFAGSELMELMEKSRFLRAKFGEAETVGIEPALYKKLLNFPDRISYTYFEDNDPEDFKKDFETNGFKVFIETERDLELEKDRTYIIFENENGHRTRLAMEFFYSKLYKQGFNTYEELREACGGFEFTLKLKDSEREISGIFGLYDAVIEEAHRGWSIQRYKGLGEMNPDQLWETTMHPEKRTMLQVHIEDAAAANDIFMDLMGDNVEPRREFIEKNALAVQELDI
- the gyrA gene encoding DNA gyrase subunit A, which codes for MSDTITIESELKKSYLEYSLSVIIGRAIPDVRDGLKPVHRRILFAMHDLGNYHNRAYKKSARVVGDVIGKYHPHGDSAVYDALVRMAQDFSMRDMLVDGQGNFGSIDGDSAAAMRYTEVRMAKLCGEFLGDIEKQTVDFNPNYDNTMQEPSVLPTKVPNLLLNGTTGIAVGMATNIPPHNLGELIDGSVHLLDNPDCSVESMMGFVKGPDFPTGGTVFGGQGLIDAYTTGRGSIKMRGIVEKEEANKGKKERIVIKEIPFALNKSTLVEKIAQLVHEKKVEGVSDLRDESDRNGIRIVLDLKRGAIADIIINSLYKFTPLETSFGINMMAVVGKRPMLLNLKEVLKYFLDHRREVIIRRTKFDLDKCEKRVHILEGLRIALDNIDEVVKLIRASKSPEEARNSLMNRFELSEIQAKAILDMRLQKLTGLEQDKLLEELAELMKKIEYFRSILDNDDVLKGVIRDELIEIKENYATPRKSELLMADLDSIDIEDLIPDEETVITLSRRGYIKRTPLSNYTAQRRGGKGIAGVQTGDGDFIHTFMLTTNHQHLVLFTNFGKMFKIKVHQVPEGSRYAKGGHVNNLLPLEKDEHIATCLSLREFDDDRFFLFVTKKGMIKRSSIGLYANCRTTGIRAVNLRDSDELMTVRELDRDVDCILASRDGSAIRFNINDARPMGRATAGVKGMALRPNDEVVACVVTGDVDRDQLLTVSEGGFGKRTSIDQYRSQTRGGKGILNMRLTNKTGKVISARMVNESDDVILLTTQNKVIRMSVSEVSQTRGRATQGVRLVRMDADNKVAGFDLVMDDDEELTEKQS
- the dnaN gene encoding DNA polymerase III subunit beta, with product MFLKVNRDEIIEGLQKSANIIPAKTGAAFLRTIWLQCENGNLNIMSTDSNLEFMGSYPAALEGEGLAGVQGRAFYDLVKQLKSGQGELTIHTDEENQNVLVEQKARKYKFPVNDPEWFQKFSSFPDNGTVFWSGDFLHEIIDKISFCISDEDSMEAIACIYMAPREVMGEKKVEVCGLNGHQFSMLNFVNDDIYAMLPEDGILIQKKYLTELKKWLTADEIELAISDKRLFFRTGDKRETFTLPLSYYQYPNYNNFLAKLGDDSVSTLEVNRLDLVDALSRVALFNTDSNRCAYFAFDGSEVTISAQGQETGTARESIDATFNGDMQRIAFPTRNLIEILNHFNSDSVKFTLTGTEAPCGLTGVDDKDYQVIVMPMMIQEETYYTEENA